Proteins from a single region of Allocatelliglobosispora scoriae:
- a CDS encoding LacI family DNA-binding transcriptional regulator, whose protein sequence is MRGAGLSHAESDEPTADGERAGGGPAGPVTISYIAESAGVSVPTVSKVLNGRSGVAADTRARVEALVSQFGYRKSTSANRSTMLELVFDELQHLWGIEIIRGVERVAREHRMGVVLTEFGPQRSAIRYWIDDTLARRPACIVTVAQLSPEQRNQLRSRGIPFVVVDPTAELPDDVPFVGATNWTGGRSAARHLIELGHRRIAMISGPDRILCCQARLDGYRSAMAAAGLPADLVVRTDLTREDGHAAALTLLTGPDRPTAIFAGNDLQALGVYQAARALGLRIPADLSVVGFDDLPIAALVEPPLTTVHQPLTEMAVAATELALALGRGERTPQIGLELATTLTVRGSTAPPPS, encoded by the coding sequence ATGAGGGGAGCCGGGTTGTCGCACGCCGAGTCGGACGAGCCGACCGCCGACGGCGAACGCGCTGGGGGCGGTCCGGCGGGACCGGTGACCATCTCCTACATCGCCGAGTCCGCGGGTGTGTCGGTCCCGACCGTGTCCAAGGTCCTCAACGGCCGCTCCGGCGTGGCCGCGGACACTCGCGCCCGGGTCGAGGCCCTGGTCAGCCAGTTCGGCTACCGCAAATCCACCTCGGCGAACCGCAGCACCATGCTGGAGCTCGTCTTCGACGAGCTGCAGCACCTGTGGGGCATCGAGATCATCCGCGGGGTCGAACGGGTCGCCCGCGAGCACCGGATGGGAGTCGTGCTGACCGAGTTCGGTCCCCAGCGCAGCGCCATCCGCTACTGGATCGACGACACCCTGGCGCGGCGGCCCGCCTGCATCGTGACGGTGGCACAGCTGTCGCCGGAGCAGCGCAACCAGCTGCGCTCCAGAGGGATTCCCTTCGTCGTCGTCGACCCCACCGCCGAGCTGCCCGACGACGTCCCGTTCGTCGGAGCCACCAACTGGACCGGCGGCCGGTCCGCCGCCCGCCACCTGATCGAGCTGGGCCACCGGCGGATCGCGATGATCAGCGGCCCCGACCGGATCCTGTGCTGCCAGGCCAGGCTGGACGGTTACCGCTCCGCCATGGCCGCCGCCGGACTCCCGGCCGACCTGGTCGTCCGCACCGATCTCACCCGGGAGGACGGCCACGCCGCGGCGCTGACCCTGCTGACCGGCCCCGACCGCCCGACGGCGATCTTCGCCGGCAACGACCTGCAGGCGCTCGGCGTCTACCAGGCCGCGCGAGCCCTCGGGCTGCGGATCCCCGCCGACCTCAGCGTGGTCGGCTTCGACGACCTGCCGATCGCCGCCCTCGTCGAACCACCGCTGACCACCGTCCACCAGCCGCTCACCGAGATGGCGGTCGCCGCCACCGAGCTGGCGCTCGCCCTGGGGCGCGGGGAGCGTACCCCCCAGATCGGTCTTGAACTGGCGACCACCCTCACGGTCCGCGGCAGCACCGCCCCGCCGCCGAGCTGA
- a CDS encoding endonuclease/exonuclease/phosphatase family protein: MHVRRITCVLLAAAAVLTGLAAPAAAAPVTLRFVTANVDFGVSQANVKQDWQNVIAPNADIALLQETKSIRLADFVNTDTWLVLQDTSSEDRAGSALVIRRSVFTDRESFGLVKGVDASPCPDGGIMTRWIAKTNIKLANGRWIRVASLHMPPARCQTGPGSPYDDMGFSIVNFVRGSDRLTVLGADWNKIVDQDPNDIGARANLEPNGPNDGLRIDGFMYSRSLDNCCLTRLGAIHSEHRPIQIKMTIPA, from the coding sequence ATGCACGTACGGCGTATCACCTGTGTCCTGCTCGCCGCCGCGGCGGTGCTGACCGGTCTGGCGGCGCCCGCAGCGGCGGCGCCGGTGACGCTGCGGTTCGTCACCGCCAACGTCGATTTCGGCGTCTCCCAGGCCAACGTCAAGCAGGACTGGCAGAACGTCATCGCCCCCAACGCCGACATCGCCCTGCTCCAGGAGACCAAGTCGATCCGGCTGGCCGACTTCGTCAACACCGACACCTGGCTGGTCCTGCAGGACACCTCCTCGGAGGACCGGGCCGGCAGCGCCCTGGTCATCCGGCGTTCGGTCTTCACCGACCGGGAGAGCTTCGGCCTGGTGAAGGGCGTCGACGCGAGCCCGTGCCCGGACGGCGGCATCATGACCCGCTGGATCGCCAAGACCAACATCAAGCTCGCCAACGGCCGCTGGATCCGGGTCGCCTCCCTGCACATGCCCCCGGCCCGCTGCCAGACCGGCCCGGGTAGCCCGTATGACGACATGGGCTTCAGCATCGTCAACTTCGTCCGCGGCTCCGACCGGCTCACCGTCCTCGGCGCCGACTGGAACAAGATCGTCGACCAGGACCCCAACGACATCGGCGCCCGGGCGAACCTCGAACCCAACGGCCCCAACGACGGTCTGCGCATCGACGGCTTCATGTACAGCAGGTCCCTGGACAACTGCTGCCTGACCAGGCTCGGCGCCATCCACAGCGAGCACCGTCCCATCCAGATCAAGATGACGATTCCCGCCTGA
- a CDS encoding family 43 glycosylhydrolase, with the protein MRMLLRNRLGFTAVVMLLLASPDTAYAAAPTPVYAPSYSIADPGVYRENGDFYLYSTGSGARVSRGREAVGPWTNEGAALDLDARPAWMASGDVWAPDIWRTSAGFVMYFSAPAKDFGGQRCIGVAVATSNDPAGDFLPTGQPLVCPGGRQGGEDRVPGRPIADAGVIDPSPFVDGDGKRFLLYKTQQTPSTLRMVRLTDNGLHWFGNDSAELLRRDGIIENPVMVQRGNQFVLLASRYGYDNCSYATVWLRSTDRWHFGGATEHTLLTTAGTGICGPGGGDVTPSLDGGWRIFLHGWVCGSGVKACTPAQIDNGADRRRALYAAVLNWGADNATPVVGAFL; encoded by the coding sequence ATGAGAATGCTCCTGCGGAACAGGCTCGGCTTCACCGCGGTGGTCATGCTGCTGCTCGCATCGCCGGATACGGCGTACGCGGCCGCCCCGACCCCCGTGTACGCGCCGTCGTACTCGATCGCCGATCCGGGTGTGTACCGCGAGAACGGCGACTTCTACCTCTACTCGACCGGATCGGGCGCCCGGGTCAGCCGGGGCCGGGAAGCGGTCGGGCCCTGGACCAACGAGGGCGCTGCCCTGGACCTCGATGCCCGACCGGCCTGGATGGCGTCCGGCGACGTCTGGGCACCGGACATCTGGCGTACCAGCGCCGGGTTCGTGATGTACTTCTCCGCACCGGCCAAGGACTTCGGCGGGCAGCGGTGCATCGGCGTCGCGGTCGCCACCTCCAACGATCCGGCGGGCGACTTCCTGCCCACCGGCCAGCCCCTGGTCTGCCCGGGCGGCCGTCAGGGCGGCGAGGACCGCGTGCCCGGCCGGCCGATCGCCGACGCCGGGGTGATCGACCCGTCCCCCTTCGTCGACGGCGACGGCAAGCGCTTCCTGCTCTACAAGACCCAGCAGACGCCGTCCACGCTGCGGATGGTCCGGCTGACCGACAACGGCCTGCACTGGTTCGGCAACGACAGCGCCGAGCTCCTGCGGCGTGACGGCATCATCGAGAACCCGGTGATGGTCCAGCGCGGCAACCAGTTCGTCCTGCTCGCCTCCCGCTACGGCTACGACAACTGCAGTTACGCCACGGTGTGGCTGCGCTCGACGGACCGCTGGCACTTCGGCGGCGCGACCGAGCACACCCTCCTGACCACCGCGGGCACCGGCATCTGCGGACCGGGCGGCGGCGACGTCACACCGTCGCTGGACGGCGGCTGGCGGATCTTCCTGCACGGCTGGGTCTGCGGCAGCGGCGTCAAGGCCTGCACCCCGGCCCAGATCGACAACGGCGCCGATCGCCGCCGCGCGCTCTACGCGGCGGTCCTGAACTGGGGCGCCGACAACGCCACCCCCGTCGTCGGCGCCTTCCTGTGA
- a CDS encoding glycoside hydrolase family 43 protein, with protein MGVAPLDGWPGGMFANPVIAGLHPDPSVCRVGADYYLACSSFEYFPGVPVFHSRDLVHWQQIGNALDRPSQLLLPPQTPSSGGVYAPTLRHHDGRFWLITTNVAPGGGTAVFTATDPAGPWSEPVAVPGVTGIDPDLAWDDDGTCWCTYAGIEQIRIDPGTGQTFGPPRRLWSGAPGAQAPEAPHLYRVGDHWYLLIAEGGTERGHAVSVARGPTPGGPFEPCPANPVLTHRGTNRPIQNTGHADLVEAPDGSWWMVLLGVRPGGGTPGWHVLGRETFLAPVTWVDGWPVVGDVAPDMAAPPWPPHPAAPPPTRDDFDSDRLHPRWVSVRSRPDESWSTMDRAGWLSLRAAGGSLDDPAVTFVGRRQQHPSCRVRALVDAAEGRGGVAVRLDESHHYEIEVGDGQVRVVARTAAVRAAVATRAAQAGPVRLRVDVLASPRGDWHPRQEPDTLRLGIEDADGVFDVLAELDGRYLSTEVAGGFTGRVIGMYAAAGTVRFDWFDYEPTEHGAAQGSSTRAGAILAP; from the coding sequence GTGGGAGTGGCACCTCTGGACGGATGGCCGGGCGGGATGTTCGCCAATCCGGTGATCGCCGGTCTGCACCCGGATCCGAGTGTCTGCCGGGTCGGTGCCGACTACTACCTCGCCTGCTCCAGCTTCGAGTACTTCCCCGGCGTACCCGTCTTCCACAGCCGGGACCTGGTGCACTGGCAGCAGATCGGCAACGCCCTGGACCGTCCGAGCCAGCTGCTCCTGCCGCCGCAGACGCCGTCGTCCGGCGGCGTCTACGCACCCACGCTGCGCCACCACGACGGCCGCTTCTGGCTGATCACGACCAACGTCGCGCCCGGCGGCGGCACCGCGGTGTTCACCGCCACCGACCCGGCCGGACCCTGGTCCGAACCCGTCGCCGTTCCCGGGGTCACCGGCATCGACCCCGACCTCGCCTGGGACGACGACGGCACCTGCTGGTGCACCTACGCCGGCATCGAGCAGATCCGCATCGACCCCGGCACCGGGCAGACGTTCGGCCCGCCCCGCCGGCTGTGGTCGGGAGCGCCCGGGGCGCAGGCGCCGGAGGCACCGCACCTCTACCGCGTCGGCGACCACTGGTACCTGCTGATCGCCGAGGGCGGTACCGAACGAGGACACGCCGTGTCTGTCGCCCGCGGCCCGACACCCGGCGGCCCCTTCGAACCGTGCCCGGCCAACCCCGTCCTCACCCACCGCGGCACCAACCGCCCGATCCAGAACACCGGCCACGCCGACCTCGTCGAGGCGCCCGACGGTTCCTGGTGGATGGTGCTGCTGGGAGTCCGCCCGGGCGGCGGCACCCCCGGCTGGCACGTGCTGGGCCGGGAGACGTTCCTGGCGCCGGTGACCTGGGTCGACGGGTGGCCGGTCGTCGGCGACGTGGCACCCGACATGGCGGCTCCCCCGTGGCCGCCCCACCCCGCGGCCCCGCCACCGACGCGCGACGACTTCGACTCCGACCGGTTGCACCCCCGCTGGGTCTCGGTCCGTTCCCGGCCGGACGAGAGCTGGTCCACCATGGACCGGGCGGGCTGGCTGAGCCTGCGCGCGGCCGGTGGATCGCTGGACGACCCTGCCGTGACGTTCGTCGGACGCCGCCAGCAGCACCCCTCCTGCCGGGTACGGGCACTGGTCGACGCCGCCGAGGGACGCGGCGGTGTCGCTGTCCGCCTGGACGAGTCGCATCACTACGAGATCGAGGTCGGTGACGGCCAGGTGCGGGTGGTCGCCCGGACCGCCGCCGTCCGGGCTGCCGTGGCCACCCGGGCCGCGCAGGCCGGACCGGTCCGGCTCCGGGTCGACGTGCTCGCCTCGCCTCGCGGCGACTGGCACCCGCGCCAGGAGCCCGACACGCTGAGGCTCGGAATCGAGGATGCCGACGGCGTCTTCGACGTGCTGGCCGAGCTCGACGGCCGCTACCTGTCGACCGAGGTGGCCGGCGGCTTCACCGGCCGGGTGATCGGCATGTACGCCGCGGCCGGCACCGTCCGCTTCGACTGGTTCGACTACGAGCCGACCGAGCACGGCGCAGCTCAGGGCTCCAGCACCCGGGCAGGGGCTATCCTTGCGCCCTGA
- a CDS encoding class I SAM-dependent methyltransferase, with the protein MTWLNDTRDSYDKIAASYADETRDLLDRLLHVRAGVVLFSELVHAIGGGPVADIGCGPGHTTALLRELGADAFGIDLSPAMIEIARSGHPGARFETGSMTDLQLADGSLAGVIAWWSLIHIPDEAVPGVIGQFHRVLRPGGVLAVGFHVGADRPAAPADTHYRTPSRVADWIREAGFTVEAQHLLRPDDPTPGAILFARS; encoded by the coding sequence ATGACCTGGTTGAACGACACCCGCGACTCGTACGACAAGATCGCCGCCAGTTACGCCGACGAGACTCGCGACCTGCTCGACCGGCTGCTCCACGTCCGCGCGGGAGTCGTGCTGTTCAGCGAGCTGGTCCACGCGATCGGCGGCGGACCCGTCGCCGACATCGGCTGCGGACCGGGGCACACCACCGCCCTGCTCCGGGAGCTGGGCGCGGACGCGTTCGGCATCGACCTGTCCCCCGCGATGATCGAGATCGCCCGCAGCGGGCACCCGGGCGCACGATTCGAGACCGGATCGATGACCGACCTCCAGCTCGCCGACGGCTCCCTCGCCGGAGTGATCGCCTGGTGGTCGCTGATCCACATCCCGGACGAGGCGGTGCCCGGCGTCATCGGGCAGTTCCACCGGGTCCTACGACCGGGCGGGGTCCTGGCCGTGGGTTTCCACGTCGGCGCCGACCGGCCCGCCGCGCCTGCGGACACGCACTACCGCACACCGTCCCGGGTGGCCGATTGGATCCGGGAGGCGGGGTTCACCGTGGAGGCGCAACACCTGCTGCGCCCGGACGATCCGACCCCCGGGGCGATCCTGTTCGCACGGTCCTGA
- a CDS encoding hemerythrin domain-containing protein, whose product MPTTADDVITGLLAQHQQIKLLFAQIATASGDHRKQLFQELVGVMAVHESVEQALIHPAAETVIADGATVVGQRLAEEEEAKSALAGLYELDVDEAQFDVQLAELRDAVAAHAQAEEELEFPQLQEVVDPVELARMQETLRAAQTMLPLPGPPKDVFDQVSVALRDAMTMTDGEQRS is encoded by the coding sequence GTGCCTACCACGGCCGACGACGTCATAACGGGCCTGCTGGCCCAGCACCAACAGATCAAGCTGCTCTTCGCCCAGATCGCGACCGCCAGCGGCGACCATCGCAAGCAGCTGTTCCAGGAACTGGTCGGGGTGATGGCGGTGCACGAGAGTGTCGAGCAGGCGCTGATCCACCCCGCCGCCGAGACCGTGATCGCCGACGGCGCGACGGTGGTCGGGCAGCGGCTGGCGGAGGAGGAGGAAGCCAAGTCCGCACTCGCCGGCCTCTACGAGCTCGATGTCGACGAAGCGCAGTTCGACGTGCAGCTGGCGGAGCTGCGCGACGCGGTCGCGGCACACGCGCAGGCCGAGGAGGAGCTGGAGTTCCCGCAGCTCCAGGAAGTGGTGGACCCGGTCGAGCTCGCGCGCATGCAGGAGACCCTGCGGGCTGCTCAGACGATGCTGCCGCTGCCGGGTCCACCGAAGGACGTGTTCGACCAGGTGAGCGTCGCGCTGAGGGACGCCATGACGATGACGGATGGGGAGCAGCGGTCATGA
- a CDS encoding catalase: MTGKPKKAVATDKAPAKKTAPAKKAAVKEPVAAVEPPSVETDNPKDVQLDAYRVGSADAVMTTDQGIGVEDTDNALRAGPRGPNLLEDFHLREKITRFDHERIPERVVHARGSGAHGYFQPYGDEMSRYTAAAFLTDPAVRTPVFVRFSTVQGSRGSTDTARDVRGFAVKFYTEQGNFDLVGNNMPVFFIQDGIKFPDIIHAVKPEPHNEIPQAASAHDTFWDFVSLQPETMHHLIWVMSDRALPRSYRTMQGFGVHTFRFVAADGTATFVKFHWKPLAGVHSLVWDEAQKISGKDPDFHRRDLWESIESGAFPEYELGVQLIAEADEFAFDDLDLLDPTKLVPEEVVPVVPVGKLTLNRNPDNFFAETEQVAFLVSNVVPGIDFTNDPLLQARLFSYLDTQLTRLGGPNFAQLPINRPVAPVHNHQQDGFHQHGIRVGQANYHPNSLGGGFPAVAGAGGGAFVHRPDQVDGVKARKRAETFADHYGQATLFWNSMSAWEKEHIVAAYRFELGKVTAMHIRTLMVDHLNRIDHTLAVSVAAGIGVAAPKAAKPAHARLSPALSQLSQPGAGIVGRKVAILVAPGVDAGAVIGVRDALTAQGAVVELLAPVDGAVEAADGKALPVDRAMNTVASVLYDAVVVGGGGEAVDVLVADGVAVHFVAEAYKHAKPLGVLGAGERLAQAARLPVFGESDRQGAPASKPIAGALDGVVFLAEGAKKVNAFVGDLVVAIEAHRHYDRPVDGIAA; the protein is encoded by the coding sequence ATGACCGGCAAGCCGAAGAAGGCAGTAGCCACGGACAAGGCACCGGCGAAGAAGACCGCGCCGGCGAAGAAGGCCGCGGTCAAGGAGCCGGTGGCGGCGGTCGAGCCGCCGTCGGTGGAGACCGACAACCCCAAGGACGTGCAGCTGGACGCCTACCGCGTCGGATCGGCCGACGCGGTGATGACGACCGATCAGGGCATCGGTGTCGAGGACACCGACAACGCGTTGCGGGCGGGTCCGCGGGGCCCGAACCTGCTGGAGGACTTCCACCTGCGCGAGAAGATCACGAGGTTCGACCACGAGCGGATCCCGGAGCGCGTGGTGCACGCCCGCGGGTCCGGGGCGCACGGCTACTTCCAGCCCTACGGCGACGAGATGAGCCGCTACACCGCAGCCGCGTTCCTGACCGACCCGGCGGTGCGTACGCCGGTGTTCGTGCGCTTCTCCACCGTGCAGGGCTCGCGGGGCTCGACCGACACCGCCCGCGACGTACGCGGGTTCGCGGTGAAGTTCTACACCGAGCAGGGCAACTTCGACCTGGTCGGCAACAACATGCCGGTCTTCTTCATCCAGGACGGCATCAAGTTCCCCGACATCATCCACGCCGTCAAACCGGAGCCGCACAACGAGATCCCGCAGGCGGCATCGGCGCATGACACGTTCTGGGACTTCGTGTCGCTGCAGCCCGAGACGATGCACCACCTGATCTGGGTGATGTCGGACCGGGCGCTGCCCCGCAGCTACCGCACCATGCAGGGGTTCGGCGTCCACACGTTCCGGTTCGTCGCCGCGGACGGGACCGCGACGTTCGTGAAGTTCCACTGGAAGCCGCTCGCCGGCGTCCACTCCCTGGTCTGGGACGAGGCGCAGAAGATCTCCGGCAAGGACCCGGACTTCCACCGCCGCGACCTGTGGGAGTCGATCGAGTCCGGCGCCTTCCCCGAGTACGAGCTGGGAGTGCAGCTGATCGCCGAGGCCGACGAGTTCGCCTTCGACGACCTCGACCTGCTCGACCCGACCAAGCTCGTTCCGGAGGAGGTGGTGCCGGTGGTGCCGGTCGGGAAGCTGACCCTCAACCGCAACCCGGACAACTTCTTCGCCGAGACCGAGCAGGTGGCCTTCCTCGTCAGCAACGTCGTGCCGGGCATCGACTTCACCAACGACCCGCTGCTGCAGGCCCGGCTGTTCTCCTATCTCGACACGCAGCTCACCCGTCTGGGCGGGCCGAACTTCGCGCAGCTGCCGATCAACCGGCCGGTCGCGCCGGTGCACAACCACCAGCAGGACGGCTTCCACCAGCACGGCATCCGGGTCGGGCAGGCCAACTACCACCCGAACTCCCTCGGCGGCGGGTTCCCGGCGGTGGCGGGTGCGGGCGGCGGTGCCTTCGTGCACCGTCCGGACCAGGTCGACGGGGTGAAGGCGCGTAAGCGGGCGGAGACGTTCGCCGACCATTACGGCCAGGCCACCCTGTTCTGGAACAGCATGAGCGCCTGGGAGAAGGAGCACATCGTCGCGGCGTACCGCTTCGAGCTGGGCAAGGTCACCGCGATGCACATCCGCACGCTGATGGTCGACCACCTCAACCGGATCGACCACACGCTCGCGGTGTCGGTGGCGGCCGGGATCGGGGTGGCCGCACCGAAGGCGGCGAAACCCGCCCATGCGCGGCTGTCGCCCGCGCTGAGCCAGCTCAGCCAGCCCGGTGCCGGGATCGTGGGACGGAAGGTCGCGATCCTGGTCGCTCCCGGCGTCGACGCGGGGGCTGTCATCGGCGTACGCGACGCGCTGACCGCTCAGGGGGCGGTGGTGGAGCTGCTGGCACCCGTAGACGGAGCAGTCGAAGCCGCCGATGGGAAGGCCCTGCCGGTGGACCGCGCGATGAACACCGTCGCGTCGGTGCTCTACGACGCGGTCGTCGTGGGTGGCGGCGGAGAAGCGGTGGACGTGCTGGTCGCCGACGGTGTCGCCGTGCACTTCGTGGCGGAGGCCTACAAGCACGCCAAACCGCTGGGCGTCCTCGGCGCGGGCGAGCGGCTGGCGCAGGCGGCCCGGCTGCCCGTCTTCGGGGAGTCCGACCGCCAGGGGGCGCCGGCGAGCAAGCCGATCGCGGGTGCGCTCGACGGTGTGGTGTTCCTCGCCGAAGGCGCCAAGAAGGTCAACGCGTTCGTCGGTGACCTCGTCGTCGCGATCGAGGCGCACCGGCACTACGACCGGCCCGTGGACGGCATCGCCGCGTGA
- a CDS encoding cellulase family glycosylhydrolase, whose amino-acid sequence MNLQSIRRTRWRAGVVAGGLAALLATSMITAVSAQAAAGCRVAYAVSSQWTGGFTANVTVTNLGDPLTGWNLAWTFPSGQQVTQAWNATVTSSGAQVTAANMSYNGAVATNATVSFGFNGSWSGSNATPTAFTLNGVTCTGGVSGTASPTAGPSRSTSPSPSASASTSPQPGNPMATVAAMQPGWNLGNTLDAIPDETAWGNPLTTQAMLHHVRAQGYNSIRIPVTWSNHHGSAPAYTIDTAWLNRVRQIVDWSLAEGFYVLINLHHDSWQWINTYPTDRTNVLARFTAVWTQLAAAFRSHSSRLTFESINEPQFTGASGDEQSYQLLHELNAEFVRVIRQSGGGNATRLLVLPTLFTNADQGRLDSLAATFTALHDPNVAATVHFYGYWPFSTNIAGGTRYDSAVEQDLIGTFDRVHNTFVSRGIPVIIGEWALLNWDHTRPGIIERGEFLKFLEAVGYHARTRRLTTMLWDAGQFLNRGDLSWRDPGVFAMMKASWTTRSATASSDQVYVPRTGSITSKALTLNLSGTSFLGLRQGTTDLVSGTDYTVSGTTLTLTAAALTRLVGSRAYGVNATIAARFSSGEPWPISIITYDPPTQTAASGTTSSFAIPTQFRGDQLATMEARYADGTNAGPANWTSYKGFWDHFQPDYSANTILLKTAFFAEVNDGAPVTLTFHFWSGTRVTYRITKSGTSVTGGIG is encoded by the coding sequence GTGAACCTGCAGAGCATCCGAAGAACCCGATGGCGGGCCGGCGTGGTCGCCGGCGGCTTGGCGGCGCTCCTGGCGACGAGCATGATCACGGCGGTGAGCGCCCAGGCCGCAGCCGGCTGCCGCGTGGCATACGCCGTGTCGTCACAATGGACCGGCGGCTTCACCGCCAACGTGACCGTGACCAACCTCGGCGACCCCCTCACCGGCTGGAACCTGGCCTGGACCTTCCCGTCCGGCCAGCAGGTCACGCAGGCGTGGAACGCCACGGTCACGTCGTCCGGTGCCCAGGTCACCGCGGCGAACATGAGCTACAACGGCGCTGTCGCCACGAACGCGACGGTCTCGTTCGGCTTCAACGGATCGTGGTCGGGCAGCAACGCCACACCGACGGCGTTCACGCTCAACGGCGTCACCTGCACCGGCGGCGTCAGCGGTACGGCGTCGCCGACGGCCGGCCCGTCCCGATCGACGTCGCCGTCCCCCTCGGCGTCGGCGTCGACATCGCCGCAGCCCGGCAACCCGATGGCGACCGTGGCCGCGATGCAGCCCGGCTGGAACCTGGGCAACACCCTCGACGCCATCCCGGACGAGACCGCGTGGGGCAACCCGCTGACGACCCAGGCGATGCTCCACCACGTACGCGCGCAGGGCTACAACAGCATCCGGATCCCGGTGACGTGGAGCAACCACCACGGCTCCGCGCCCGCCTACACCATCGACACCGCCTGGCTGAACCGCGTCCGCCAGATCGTCGACTGGTCCCTGGCCGAGGGCTTCTACGTGTTGATCAACCTGCATCACGACTCCTGGCAGTGGATCAACACCTACCCCACCGACCGCACGAACGTGCTCGCCCGGTTCACCGCAGTGTGGACACAGCTCGCCGCCGCGTTCCGCAGCCACTCGTCCCGGCTCACCTTCGAGAGCATCAACGAGCCGCAGTTCACCGGCGCATCCGGAGACGAGCAGAGCTACCAGCTCCTGCACGAGCTGAACGCCGAGTTCGTCCGGGTCATCCGCCAGTCGGGCGGCGGCAACGCGACCCGGCTGCTGGTGCTGCCCACCCTGTTCACCAACGCCGACCAGGGACGACTGGACAGCCTGGCGGCGACCTTCACGGCGCTGCACGACCCCAACGTCGCCGCGACGGTCCACTTCTACGGGTACTGGCCCTTCAGCACCAACATCGCCGGCGGCACCCGCTACGACTCCGCCGTCGAGCAGGACCTGATCGGCACCTTCGACCGCGTCCACAACACGTTCGTGTCCCGGGGCATCCCGGTGATCATCGGCGAGTGGGCCCTGCTCAACTGGGACCACACCCGGCCGGGCATCATCGAGCGCGGCGAGTTCCTGAAGTTCCTCGAAGCCGTCGGCTACCACGCCCGGACCCGGCGGCTCACGACCATGCTGTGGGACGCCGGCCAGTTCCTCAACCGCGGCGACCTCAGCTGGCGGGACCCCGGCGTGTTCGCGATGATGAAGGCGAGCTGGACCACCCGCTCCGCGACCGCGTCGTCGGACCAGGTGTACGTGCCCCGCACCGGCTCCATCACCAGCAAGGCGCTCACGCTCAACCTCAGCGGCACGTCGTTCCTCGGCCTGCGGCAGGGCACCACGGATCTCGTCAGCGGCACCGACTACACGGTGTCCGGCACCACCCTCACCCTCACCGCGGCGGCCCTCACGCGGCTGGTCGGCAGCCGCGCCTACGGTGTCAACGCCACCATCGCGGCCCGGTTCTCCTCGGGCGAGCCCTGGCCGATCAGCATCATCACCTACGATCCGCCCACCCAGACGGCTGCCTCCGGGACGACGAGCTCGTTCGCCATCCCCACCCAGTTCCGCGGCGACCAGCTCGCCACCATGGAGGCCAGGTACGCCGACGGCACCAACGCCGGACCTGCGAACTGGACCTCGTACAAAGGATTCTGGGACCACTTCCAACCCGACTACAGCGCCAACACCATCCTCCTGAAAACCGCCTTCTTCGCCGAGGTCAACGACGGCGCCCCGGTCACCCTCACCTTCCACTTCTGGAGCGGCACGCGGGTCACCTACCGCATCACGAAGTCCGGCACCTCGGTCACCGGCGGCATCGGCTGA
- a CDS encoding DUF2795 domain-containing protein, protein MQPGFGSSLPAKHADSAGGDIRAHLGTYVYGAVFPTTSQDLIKAATDHQADDDVVSILRQLDPVTGFCTPAEVWRALELGTDNRF, encoded by the coding sequence GTGCAGCCCGGATTCGGCAGCTCGCTGCCTGCTAAGCACGCCGACTCCGCCGGTGGCGACATTCGCGCCCACCTCGGCACGTACGTCTACGGCGCGGTCTTCCCCACGACCAGCCAGGACCTGATCAAGGCGGCCACCGATCATCAGGCCGATGACGATGTCGTGAGCATCCTGCGGCAACTGGACCCGGTGACCGGGTTCTGCACTCCCGCCGAGGTGTGGCGGGCCCTGGAGCTGGGGACAGACAACCGCTTCTGA